From a region of the Phycisphaerales bacterium genome:
- a CDS encoding methionine adenosyltransferase — MSQMTRLFTSESVSMGHPDKVSDQISDAVLDAMIADDPFSRVACETLCCTGMVVVAGEITTNTYVSIPDLVRETIRDIGYTSGDMRFDADSAGVMVAINKQSNDIAMGVNREGAGDQGMMFGFACKDTPEFMPLPIQLSHLLVERQADARKSGKIPGLRPDAKSQVTVEYQDDKPVRVDTVVLSTQHEPMWNDRQEDLKKQVVEHIIKPVLGSWWNPGITIHVNPTGRFEIGGPHGDTGLTGRKIIVDTYGGMGRHGGGAFSGKDPTKVDRSAAYMARYIAKNVVAAGLADRCEIQLSYAIGVAEPTSVYVDTFGTAKVAEEKISRAIRETFKLTPRGIIETLNLRTPIYSPTAKHGHFGRAPGSITYKGKKYDTFTWERTDRAAQLKASIK; from the coding sequence ATGTCCCAGATGACCCGCCTGTTCACGTCCGAGTCCGTCTCGATGGGCCACCCCGACAAGGTCTCGGACCAGATCTCCGATGCCGTGCTCGACGCGATGATCGCCGACGACCCCTTCAGCCGGGTGGCGTGCGAGACGCTGTGCTGCACGGGCATGGTCGTCGTCGCCGGCGAGATCACGACCAACACCTACGTCAGCATCCCGGACCTGGTCCGCGAGACGATCCGGGACATCGGGTACACCTCCGGGGACATGCGGTTCGACGCCGACAGCGCGGGCGTCATGGTCGCGATCAACAAGCAGTCCAACGACATCGCGATGGGCGTCAACCGCGAGGGCGCGGGCGACCAGGGCATGATGTTCGGCTTCGCGTGCAAGGACACGCCCGAGTTCATGCCGCTGCCCATCCAGCTCTCGCACCTGCTGGTCGAGCGGCAGGCGGATGCCCGCAAGAGCGGGAAGATCCCCGGCCTGCGGCCCGACGCCAAGAGCCAGGTCACCGTCGAGTACCAGGACGACAAGCCCGTCCGCGTCGACACGGTCGTGCTCTCGACCCAGCACGAGCCGATGTGGAACGACCGCCAGGAGGACCTCAAGAAGCAGGTCGTCGAGCACATCATCAAGCCCGTGCTGGGCTCGTGGTGGAACCCGGGGATCACGATCCACGTCAACCCGACCGGCCGCTTCGAGATCGGCGGGCCGCACGGCGACACGGGCCTGACCGGGCGGAAGATCATCGTGGACACCTACGGCGGCATGGGCCGGCACGGCGGCGGGGCCTTCAGCGGGAAAGACCCGACCAAGGTCGATCGCTCCGCGGCGTACATGGCCCGCTACATCGCCAAGAACGTCGTGGCCGCGGGCCTGGCGGATCGGTGCGAGATCCAGCTGAGTTACGCCATCGGTGTCGCCGAGCCGACCAGCGTGTACGTGGACACCTTCGGGACCGCCAAGGTCGCCGAGGAGAAGATCTCCAGGGCCATCCGCGAGACGTTCAAGCTGACGCCGCGCGGGATCATCGAGACCCTGAACCTGCGCACGCCGATCTACTCCCCCACCGCCAAGCACGGGCACTTCGGCCGCGCCCCCGGCTCGATCACGTACAAGGGCAAGAAGTACGACACGTTCACGTGGGAGCGCACCGACAGGGCAGCCCAGCTGAAGGCGTCGATCAAGTGA
- a CDS encoding sigma-70 family RNA polymerase sigma factor: MPNPPPHSQTTSQLLAGLFDTANTEVWSQFDARYRPIILGVVLRLGLRPEDAADVAQQVLFEFVRDYRLGKYNRDKGRLRSWIAGIARNRAIDLLNAERRARIGRGESAIVALPDQHTFDQAWTAEERRAVLNEAKRRLREHSGHDEATIRAFEMVVERKIPAETAAAECGLSIASVYQAKARIAEKLRSIIEQVEAEFVDPA; encoded by the coding sequence TTGCCCAATCCTCCGCCGCACAGTCAGACCACCAGCCAGTTGCTCGCCGGCCTTTTCGACACCGCGAACACCGAGGTGTGGTCGCAGTTCGACGCGCGGTACCGCCCCATTATCCTCGGGGTCGTGCTCAGGCTCGGCCTTCGGCCCGAGGATGCGGCTGATGTGGCCCAGCAAGTTCTGTTCGAGTTTGTCCGCGACTACCGTCTCGGCAAGTACAACCGAGACAAGGGCCGACTCCGATCATGGATCGCCGGAATCGCCCGCAACCGGGCGATTGACCTGCTCAACGCCGAGCGGCGGGCTCGCATCGGCCGCGGCGAGTCGGCGATCGTGGCCCTCCCCGACCAGCACACCTTCGACCAGGCCTGGACCGCCGAGGAGCGCCGTGCCGTCTTGAATGAAGCCAAGCGCCGGCTCCGCGAGCACAGCGGACACGATGAGGCAACGATCCGCGCGTTCGAGATGGTCGTCGAGCGCAAGATTCCCGCCGAGACCGCCGCCGCCGAGTGCGGCCTGAGCATCGCCTCGGTCTACCAGGCGAAGGCCCGCATCGCCGAAAAACTCCGCTCGATCATCGAACAAGTCGAGGCGGAGTTTGTTGATCCGGCCTGA
- a CDS encoding phosphoribosylformylglycinamidine cyclo-ligase, whose translation MRSLTYAASGVNLIEKDAFTESLGSIMRRTHGPRVIDNPGGFAGLFRLDFNQRLFARNYKDPVLVACTDGCGTKVKLASQVGRFDTIGIDCVAMNVNDMVVQGAEPLFFLDYIAVGRVDARMLRDIVSGVAEGCRLAGCALIGGETAEMPDVYDIGPPPDFDLAGFAVGVVELARATDPERVEKGDIVLGLTSSGVHSNGYSLVRKVVQTAGLDLMSDVGFRMADVKGESAGNGRRAKGKPPASHPTSAIRHPTLGEVLLTPTRIYADSITRLLRQYKVKKVVTGMAHITGSGMEGNLSRALHPGVDAVVDFDAWPRPPLFAFLQKQGRIDEDEMRRVFNCGIGYTLIVRPTFAEAVKEKLEKLGETVYVIGKIVKGKGDVRWK comes from the coding sequence ATGCGATCCCTCACCTACGCCGCCTCCGGCGTCAACCTCATCGAGAAGGATGCCTTCACCGAGAGCCTCGGCTCGATCATGCGGCGCACGCACGGGCCGCGGGTCATCGACAACCCCGGCGGGTTCGCGGGGCTGTTCCGCCTGGACTTCAACCAGAGACTCTTTGCCCGCAACTACAAGGACCCGGTGCTGGTGGCGTGCACGGACGGGTGCGGGACGAAGGTGAAGCTGGCGAGCCAGGTCGGCAGGTTCGACACGATCGGGATCGACTGCGTGGCGATGAACGTGAACGACATGGTGGTGCAGGGCGCGGAGCCCTTGTTCTTTCTCGACTACATCGCGGTGGGGAGGGTGGATGCGAGGATGCTGCGGGACATCGTGTCGGGCGTGGCCGAGGGGTGCAGGCTCGCGGGGTGCGCGCTGATCGGGGGCGAGACGGCGGAGATGCCGGATGTGTACGACATCGGCCCACCCCCCGATTTTGATCTTGCGGGGTTTGCGGTGGGCGTGGTCGAGCTCGCCCGCGCGACCGACCCCGAGCGCGTCGAGAAGGGCGACATCGTGCTCGGGCTGACCTCGAGCGGGGTCCACAGCAACGGGTACTCGCTGGTGCGGAAAGTGGTCCAGACGGCGGGGCTGGACCTGATGTCGGATGTGGGATTTCGGATGGCGGATGTCAAAGGCGAGAGCGCCGGGAATGGCCGTCGCGCGAAGGGCAAGCCGCCTGCTTCACATCCGACATCCGCCATCCGCCATCCGACATTGGGCGAAGTCCTGCTCACGCCCACGCGGATCTACGCCGACTCGATCACCAGGCTGCTCCGGCAGTACAAGGTCAAGAAGGTGGTGACGGGGATGGCCCACATCACCGGCAGCGGGATGGAGGGGAACCTCTCGCGCGCCCTGCACCCGGGTGTCGATGCGGTGGTGGACTTCGACGCCTGGCCGCGACCGCCGCTGTTCGCGTTCCTGCAGAAGCAGGGGCGGATCGACGAGGACGAGATGCGCCGCGTGTTCAACTGCGGGATCGGGTACACGCTGATCGTGCGGCCGACCTTCGCCGAGGCCGTGAAGGAGAAGCTCGAGAAGCTCGGCGAGACGGTGTACGTGATCGGGAAGATCGTGAAGGGGAAGGGGGATGTGCGGTGGAAGTAG
- a CDS encoding AAA family ATPase — protein MVELVGAARFDRYFADQARIEVDGPVVRVIASSPSLAGLLDRRFGQALRDVAIEVVGPIAGEPKVEFVADSASFEGAPAPGAARSQAAPARGAAPDAAGTPARPSPARPAAGSTRTYRLEDFVVGDSNRLAYNAAANLVETSQDRPAHAGTAPLLFIHGPCGVGKTHLLQGLAARFRELHPGAVVRITTGEAFMNEFVHSIKQTTGGAAAGAPRRGGAMSAPGVERFRRQYRRCDLLCIDDVHFLASKQATQQELLHTFDEIALSGARIALVCDRHPRQIRQFSPALVSRFMAGMVASIEPPDPAVRERAIRLFAQRRGLILEDAAVRQFVERTRTAPGSPVVGLREIEGLVTRVEAIHRLSPSGDAPRSVGVLTIERALGDSSSLGPADAASDLPGSRFSRPVRIETISAQTCTELGVDSSDLGAPTRHKRVVLARAVITHLARQFTTMSYPEIARAIGRPSHSTVITAHQRLQKQVESDESYGIGPEGETMTIRDLLARLRASISRN, from the coding sequence ATGGTCGAGCTCGTCGGCGCCGCCCGCTTCGATCGCTACTTCGCCGACCAGGCGCGGATCGAGGTGGACGGGCCCGTCGTCCGGGTGATCGCCTCGTCGCCGTCGCTCGCGGGGTTGCTCGATCGTCGCTTCGGCCAGGCCTTGCGCGATGTGGCGATCGAGGTGGTCGGTCCGATCGCCGGTGAGCCGAAGGTCGAGTTTGTCGCCGACTCCGCGAGTTTCGAGGGCGCGCCAGCGCCCGGCGCGGCGCGTTCGCAGGCCGCGCCCGCACGCGGGGCCGCGCCCGACGCGGCGGGAACGCCCGCGCGTCCATCGCCCGCCCGTCCCGCGGCCGGAAGCACCCGCACCTACCGCCTCGAAGACTTCGTGGTCGGAGACTCCAATCGGCTGGCGTACAACGCGGCCGCGAACCTCGTCGAGACCTCGCAGGACCGCCCGGCGCACGCGGGAACCGCGCCGCTCCTGTTCATCCACGGCCCGTGCGGGGTGGGGAAAACCCACCTGCTGCAGGGATTGGCGGCTCGCTTCCGCGAACTGCACCCCGGCGCGGTCGTGCGCATCACAACCGGCGAAGCGTTCATGAACGAGTTTGTCCATTCGATCAAGCAGACCACGGGTGGAGCCGCCGCGGGCGCTCCGCGGCGGGGAGGGGCCATGTCCGCCCCGGGTGTCGAGCGGTTCCGACGCCAATACCGCCGGTGCGATCTGCTCTGCATCGACGATGTTCACTTCCTCGCCAGCAAACAGGCGACGCAGCAGGAGCTGCTGCACACGTTCGACGAGATCGCGCTCTCCGGCGCACGCATCGCGCTGGTCTGCGACCGTCACCCGCGCCAGATCCGCCAGTTCAGCCCCGCGCTGGTCTCGCGGTTCATGGCGGGAATGGTCGCCAGCATCGAGCCCCCCGATCCGGCCGTTCGCGAGCGGGCCATCCGACTGTTCGCACAGCGTCGCGGCCTGATCCTCGAAGACGCCGCCGTTCGGCAGTTTGTCGAGCGGACACGCACCGCCCCGGGCTCGCCCGTGGTCGGGCTCCGCGAGATCGAGGGTCTGGTGACGCGAGTCGAGGCCATTCACCGGCTCTCGCCCTCGGGCGATGCTCCGCGCTCGGTCGGTGTTCTGACCATCGAACGAGCCCTCGGGGATTCTTCCTCGCTCGGCCCGGCCGATGCCGCGAGCGATCTTCCGGGCTCTCGGTTCAGCAGACCGGTCCGGATCGAGACCATCTCGGCGCAGACCTGCACCGAACTGGGCGTGGATTCGTCGGACCTCGGCGCGCCGACGCGCCACAAGCGGGTTGTGCTGGCACGCGCCGTCATCACCCATCTCGCCCGCCAGTTCACGACCATGAGCTACCCGGAGATCGCCCGGGCGATCGGGCGGCCGAGCCACTCGACCGTGATCACCGCCCATCAGCGGCTCCAGAAGCAGGTCGAGTCGGACGAGTCGTACGGTATCGGTCCCGAAGGTGAGACCATGACGATCCGTGACCTCCTCGCGCGGCTCAGGGCGTCCATTTCCAGAAACTGA
- a CDS encoding protein kinase: protein MPPTPDHNHGHDGCPPSDRLEEIAAGAIANTHEQAHLDGCARCRTRIDAASANIAFVRGYAEESAQPLTPPTGREPREPGAAPAIDTLEVSPDLVPGYRILDSIHAGGQGVVYKAIDLQTQRLVAIKMLLAGRFASPEQVRRFEREAEISASLDHPNVVTIYHMLRVRGDRYAIVMEHIDGVPLDKWRPVATADSRHSAAARRRLVSVVRLFLGVCEGVQHAHNRGSLHQDLKPSNILVKGDGLEAIAKVVDFGMARPLRSDATAITQQGHFGGTIRYASPERLRAASDASARADVRSDVYSLGVILYELACGRWPFEHAGSIIAELQAIETAEPMRPSTFNHAIDKDLETIILTAMHKDPSRRYESAGTLGRDLHRWLLGEAVEARRDSGLYQLRKSARRYRVPLAIAGVLLVGSMAFFVQSFRLKNAALQTANAKLLSSLNSARADSTSRDSDVLEAQYKDVLRHDATAERSLWRVMFGTFTAGQPADPVSAANRDRIRREALWALRAHYVQDPCIASTRLDAAPAAIRFDQGSQPALLWCGEDGKPHRLDLSTLDDLEVPSPEADQARSALRSPSARLGPRPTTGPGIRVGPGSARLHLLDASGQAGRDLIGHAAPIIFAAKVAFPDSPRDRTPAVNAERFISIDQDGCARLWAPGLRPWASTFAAHSVGIVAAWFTDDETLLTRDERGGVRHWSISPAGQSGLPRDPPSADFGAATGLATIAFNRPRNLFAVSDGRGAVRIVDGAWRDLWRFSTDDARVSAFAWSPDGEAFAALDDHRRVFLRSPGGAVLRAPLLIPSGTALDAARVFTSLGIEPRGERVLVGTSRGSLLIGRTDNPWWPEFRLRDEPVVAIDTTAHREFHTVAFAGAISLMDARCDGRVLLWLAPPDPLPITAAAASPDGRYIIAGTQRGELIVWDLAAHDACIRGNVNHQLNTLAPTQPDSPRYDLPGLHRWLDTALSERQPNPGSDTPAKQAAE from the coding sequence GTGCCGCCGACGCCCGACCACAACCATGGCCACGACGGCTGCCCGCCGAGCGATCGGCTTGAAGAGATCGCCGCCGGCGCGATCGCCAACACGCACGAGCAGGCACACCTCGATGGCTGCGCCCGCTGCCGAACGCGGATCGATGCCGCGAGCGCGAATATCGCCTTCGTCCGTGGGTACGCCGAAGAATCCGCACAACCCTTGACTCCCCCCACCGGTCGCGAGCCGCGTGAACCCGGCGCCGCGCCGGCCATCGACACGCTCGAAGTCTCGCCCGATCTGGTCCCGGGCTACCGAATCCTCGATTCGATCCACGCGGGTGGACAGGGCGTGGTCTACAAGGCCATCGACCTTCAGACCCAGCGCCTGGTCGCCATCAAGATGCTGCTCGCGGGCCGCTTCGCCTCGCCGGAACAGGTCCGCCGGTTCGAGCGCGAAGCCGAGATCTCGGCCTCGCTCGACCACCCCAACGTCGTGACGATCTACCACATGCTCCGCGTGCGCGGCGATCGGTACGCGATCGTGATGGAGCACATCGACGGGGTTCCGCTCGACAAGTGGCGCCCGGTTGCGACCGCGGATTCGCGGCACTCGGCCGCGGCCCGCCGCCGGCTCGTGTCCGTGGTCCGCCTGTTCCTGGGTGTGTGCGAGGGTGTTCAGCACGCGCACAACCGAGGGTCTCTGCACCAGGACCTCAAACCTTCCAACATCCTCGTCAAGGGCGACGGGCTCGAAGCCATCGCGAAGGTCGTGGACTTCGGAATGGCCCGACCTCTGCGGAGCGATGCGACGGCGATCACCCAGCAGGGGCACTTCGGGGGGACGATCCGGTACGCCTCACCCGAACGTCTCCGCGCCGCCTCAGACGCGTCCGCGCGTGCGGATGTCCGCAGCGATGTCTACTCGCTGGGCGTGATCCTCTACGAGTTGGCCTGCGGCCGATGGCCCTTCGAGCACGCCGGCTCGATCATCGCCGAGTTGCAGGCCATCGAGACCGCCGAGCCCATGAGGCCTTCGACCTTCAACCACGCGATCGACAAGGACCTCGAGACCATCATCCTGACCGCGATGCACAAGGACCCATCGCGGCGATACGAGTCCGCCGGCACGCTCGGACGCGACCTGCATCGCTGGCTTCTCGGCGAGGCGGTCGAGGCCCGGCGGGACAGCGGCCTGTACCAACTGCGCAAGTCGGCACGCCGATACCGCGTCCCGCTAGCCATCGCAGGCGTGCTCCTGGTCGGATCGATGGCCTTCTTCGTGCAGTCGTTCAGGCTCAAGAACGCCGCCCTCCAGACCGCCAACGCCAAACTGCTTTCGAGTCTGAACAGCGCACGGGCCGATTCCACATCACGCGACAGCGACGTGCTGGAGGCTCAATACAAGGACGTGCTCCGGCACGACGCGACCGCCGAACGATCCCTCTGGCGGGTGATGTTCGGAACATTCACCGCCGGCCAGCCCGCCGATCCCGTCTCCGCGGCCAATCGCGATCGAATCCGTCGCGAGGCACTCTGGGCTCTGCGTGCGCACTACGTACAGGATCCCTGCATCGCCTCCACCCGACTCGACGCAGCGCCCGCCGCGATCAGGTTCGACCAGGGCTCTCAACCCGCACTCCTCTGGTGTGGAGAGGATGGCAAGCCGCACAGGCTCGATCTGTCCACGCTCGACGATTTGGAGGTTCCGAGCCCCGAAGCCGATCAGGCCCGCTCGGCTCTGCGTTCGCCGTCGGCAAGACTCGGCCCACGGCCCACCACCGGACCCGGCATCCGGGTCGGTCCCGGGTCGGCACGGCTGCATCTGCTCGACGCCAGCGGCCAAGCCGGGCGCGATTTGATCGGCCACGCCGCACCGATCATCTTCGCGGCGAAGGTCGCGTTCCCGGACTCTCCGCGAGATCGCACTCCGGCCGTCAACGCGGAGCGGTTCATCTCCATCGATCAGGACGGTTGCGCACGGCTCTGGGCGCCGGGCCTTCGACCCTGGGCAAGCACCTTCGCGGCACACAGCGTCGGCATCGTGGCCGCTTGGTTCACCGACGATGAGACACTCCTCACACGCGATGAACGCGGAGGTGTCCGGCACTGGTCGATCTCCCCGGCGGGACAGTCGGGCTTGCCGCGAGATCCGCCCTCAGCCGACTTCGGCGCGGCCACCGGCCTCGCGACGATCGCGTTCAACCGACCCCGAAACCTCTTCGCCGTGAGCGACGGCCGCGGCGCGGTGCGCATCGTCGATGGGGCTTGGCGCGACCTCTGGCGTTTCTCGACTGATGATGCACGGGTATCCGCCTTCGCCTGGTCACCGGACGGCGAAGCGTTCGCCGCTCTGGATGATCATCGCCGTGTTTTCCTGCGAAGCCCCGGCGGGGCGGTTCTCCGCGCTCCCCTGCTCATTCCGTCCGGCACAGCCCTCGACGCGGCCCGAGTGTTCACTTCGCTCGGTATCGAACCTCGCGGCGAGCGCGTGCTTGTTGGCACTTCCCGCGGTTCGCTGCTGATCGGCCGGACCGACAACCCCTGGTGGCCCGAGTTTCGACTGCGCGATGAACCCGTTGTGGCGATCGACACCACCGCTCACCGCGAGTTCCACACCGTCGCGTTCGCCGGCGCGATCTCGCTCATGGATGCCCGCTGCGACGGCCGCGTCCTGCTCTGGCTCGCGCCGCCTGACCCGCTTCCGATCACCGCCGCCGCGGCAAGCCCCGATGGCCGGTACATCATCGCCGGCACCCAGCGCGGCGAACTGATCGTCTGGGACCTCGCCGCGCACGATGCGTGCATCCGCGGCAACGTCAACCACCAGTTGAACACGCTGGCCCCAACCCAGCCCGATTCACCCCGATACGACCTGCCCGGCCTGCACCGTTGGCTCGACACCGCGCTGTCTGAGCGCCAGCCCAACCCCGGGAGCGACACGCCCGCGAAGCAAGCCGCAGAATGA
- a CDS encoding GNAT family N-acetyltransferase, with protein sequence MPALNPGVRLIHVPPRLVFDAVVRLVGEQAGDPHAAAERFLENAGSVGIDVGLMWATVAGDDRQDQPVLVRQVSLAVIGAGGTAMMFVSGPGRRPLIRRGADPLGGPGLAAVERAAVLRAACRCVADGAHGHDPARLAQALLEPHEKEALAAFLDAGFTRVGDLAYLRRTGTQPPRWEPLPEGVRLRSVADLHGSGLPVADLDAAITALLEETYIDTADCPELCGLRSAEEVLASHRAVGRYDPALWWLVFEREKPVGCALFNIVPELESVELVYLGLAPAVRGRGLGARVLERGLRQLLGWSDAEAGSEADQRGRVLVGSGGVTCAVDTRNAPALGLYRRAGFQRFSIRVPVVKGLSGSAGPA encoded by the coding sequence ATGCCAGCCCTGAACCCGGGCGTCCGGCTCATCCACGTCCCTCCCCGGCTGGTCTTCGACGCGGTTGTTCGGCTCGTGGGCGAACAGGCTGGCGATCCGCACGCCGCGGCCGAGCGGTTTCTCGAGAACGCGGGAAGCGTGGGGATCGATGTGGGGCTGATGTGGGCCACGGTGGCCGGCGATGATCGGCAGGACCAGCCGGTTCTGGTGCGGCAGGTGTCGCTGGCCGTGATCGGCGCGGGCGGCACGGCGATGATGTTCGTCTCCGGGCCCGGCCGACGGCCGTTGATCCGGCGAGGCGCAGACCCGTTGGGTGGGCCCGGCCTTGCGGCTGTCGAACGAGCCGCGGTTCTTCGGGCCGCGTGTCGGTGCGTCGCCGACGGTGCGCACGGACATGACCCTGCCCGGTTGGCCCAGGCCCTGCTCGAGCCCCACGAGAAGGAAGCGCTGGCCGCGTTTCTCGACGCCGGATTCACCCGGGTCGGCGATCTGGCCTACTTGCGACGAACGGGGACGCAGCCCCCGCGATGGGAACCTCTGCCCGAGGGAGTCCGGCTCCGGTCCGTCGCCGATCTGCACGGGTCGGGCCTGCCGGTTGCGGATCTCGATGCGGCGATCACGGCACTCCTGGAAGAGACCTACATCGACACGGCCGATTGTCCGGAACTGTGCGGCCTGCGCTCGGCCGAGGAGGTGCTGGCCTCGCATCGAGCGGTCGGACGGTATGACCCCGCGTTGTGGTGGCTGGTCTTCGAGCGCGAAAAACCTGTCGGTTGCGCCCTTTTCAATATCGTGCCCGAGCTCGAATCGGTCGAACTGGTATATCTCGGGCTTGCTCCGGCCGTGCGTGGCCGTGGTCTTGGGGCCAGGGTGCTCGAACGAGGGCTGCGGCAGCTCCTCGGCTGGTCGGATGCCGAGGCGGGGTCAGAGGCCGATCAGCGAGGTCGCGTTCTCGTCGGTTCCGGCGGGGTGACCTGCGCGGTCGATACCCGCAACGCACCCGCGCTCGGTCTGTACCGCCGCGCGGGATTCCAGCGGTTCTCGATCCGTGTGCCGGTGGTCAAGGGTCTGAGCGGGAGCGCGGGCCCGGCGTGA
- the rpmA gene encoding 50S ribosomal protein L27, giving the protein MAHKKGQGSTQNGRDSNPKYLGIKLYGGEVATPGAIIVRQRGTPLKPGFLVEQGRDDTLYSIGHGKVVFQGRKVSVDPIDPKTPRPTWLKA; this is encoded by the coding sequence ATGGCACACAAGAAGGGCCAGGGTTCAACCCAGAACGGCCGCGACTCCAACCCGAAGTACCTCGGCATCAAGCTCTACGGCGGCGAGGTCGCCACGCCCGGCGCGATCATCGTCCGGCAGCGCGGCACGCCCCTCAAGCCGGGCTTCCTCGTCGAGCAGGGACGCGATGACACCCTCTACTCGATCGGCCACGGCAAGGTCGTCTTCCAGGGCCGCAAGGTCAGCGTCGACCCGATCGACCCCAAGACACCGCGGCCGACGTGGCTGAAGGCCTGA